The following proteins are co-located in the uncultured Draconibacterium sp. genome:
- a CDS encoding Npt1/Npt2 family nucleotide transporter, with protein sequence MKNSQLIWNNETIGKAIKYLLSRFFDLREGEYKRAFLMQLNIFLIISTLLIVKPAVNGLFIAKFGVENLPLAFVLVAISASALSIYYSRKLVKLTFYLLMRRTLLISVITLIVFGFLLTFNFLEGWVVYLFYLWVALFAVLSASQFWILANLVFNPREAKRLFGFIGAGAIAGGIFGGYLTSLLAPVLGSENLLFVSAFLLSFCLPITRIVWHENLSGKNNPFKNKNKLKEVVESPFQLIRKSKHLTYLAGIIGVGVIVAKLVDYQFNAIASLKISDPDELTAFFGFWFSNFNVFSLLIQLFLTRRVVGVFGVGTSLFFLPAGIFIGAALVLFAPTLFAAILIKMADGSLKQSINKSAVELLALPIPLSIKNKTKTFIDVFVDSVATGIGGIILILIVNAFQLSTSFISLIILAILGVWIFFAIKIRKEYIKSFQLKLKQTSHKKGSKKINIANESVIRGLQNVLENGNEDQIMWVLQKTKEKPNEKLFAPIFQLLKHPGANIRAEALRNLYFHQQKSVVDIAYQMISDPAQEVKISAFEYLLEHHPENRVELMQQFLLDDDYKINAAALLSLAGEMRDNPELKKQYELRRIVAEKVEALKAEKDTEIKLFKTKLLLEVIGKGNMPGFYNFIQDGLNHNNEEIVNQAIKAAGLSMAPEFIDPLIQFVSKPQFSENATLALAQYGVEIITFLRSVLADNTKIEIQRKIPGIVENIESQHSVLFLFELMESEDFQLRNKALTSLGILKIKFPFLYFDKKIVIQRILEEVRVLQDTLSILYLQTKLEQETENPANDLSDARKSLIDLLERRLDGGLKRIFGLLGLKYPNEEINSAYQSFQSNKADIRISSIEFLDNLLDTKLKRVLIPILETTILETLSDTALKQLNIDIPGEKECYNMLLEGNDIKIKLAVLYLVAQLKNPDYLPLIERYRKNKNQKVRDFAEKAFLALQ encoded by the coding sequence ATGAAAAACAGCCAGTTGATCTGGAATAATGAAACAATAGGAAAAGCTATTAAATATTTACTTTCAAGGTTTTTCGATTTACGTGAAGGTGAATACAAGCGGGCATTTCTGATGCAGCTGAATATTTTTCTGATTATATCTACTTTACTCATTGTAAAACCGGCTGTAAATGGCTTATTTATTGCAAAATTCGGAGTTGAGAACCTGCCTTTGGCATTTGTTTTAGTCGCAATTTCTGCATCGGCTCTATCCATTTATTATTCGCGAAAACTGGTAAAACTAACTTTTTACCTGCTCATGCGGCGCACCCTTCTTATTTCGGTTATTACCCTTATTGTTTTCGGATTTTTACTCACTTTTAATTTTCTCGAAGGCTGGGTTGTTTACCTGTTTTACCTTTGGGTGGCACTTTTTGCTGTTCTTTCTGCATCTCAATTCTGGATTTTGGCCAACCTTGTTTTTAATCCGCGCGAGGCAAAACGGCTTTTTGGTTTTATCGGTGCTGGCGCCATTGCCGGGGGAATTTTTGGAGGCTATTTAACGTCCTTACTGGCACCAGTTCTGGGAAGCGAAAACCTACTTTTTGTGAGTGCCTTTCTGTTGTCGTTTTGTTTACCAATTACAAGAATCGTGTGGCACGAAAATTTGAGTGGGAAAAACAATCCGTTCAAAAATAAAAACAAACTTAAGGAAGTGGTGGAAAGCCCGTTCCAGCTGATCCGCAAGTCGAAACACCTGACTTACCTGGCCGGAATTATTGGGGTTGGAGTAATTGTTGCAAAGCTGGTTGATTACCAGTTTAACGCCATTGCATCCTTAAAAATATCGGATCCCGATGAACTCACCGCCTTTTTTGGATTCTGGTTTTCAAACTTCAATGTATTTTCGCTACTGATTCAGTTATTTTTAACCCGCAGAGTGGTTGGTGTTTTTGGCGTGGGTACCTCCCTGTTTTTTCTGCCTGCCGGAATATTTATTGGTGCGGCACTGGTTTTATTTGCACCTACACTTTTTGCTGCTATCCTGATAAAAATGGCCGATGGCAGTTTAAAACAATCCATTAATAAATCGGCAGTTGAATTGCTTGCACTTCCAATTCCTCTGTCAATAAAAAACAAAACCAAAACCTTTATCGATGTTTTTGTCGACAGTGTTGCCACAGGAATTGGAGGTATAATTCTTATTCTGATCGTAAACGCATTTCAACTTTCAACCTCTTTTATCAGTTTAATTATTCTGGCAATTCTTGGTGTTTGGATCTTTTTTGCCATAAAAATTCGGAAAGAGTACATCAAATCGTTTCAATTAAAACTTAAACAAACCAGTCATAAAAAAGGCAGTAAAAAAATAAATATTGCAAACGAATCGGTTATAAGAGGCCTTCAAAATGTGCTCGAAAATGGCAACGAAGATCAAATAATGTGGGTACTTCAGAAAACCAAAGAAAAACCGAACGAAAAGTTATTCGCCCCTATTTTTCAACTGCTAAAACACCCCGGCGCCAACATAAGAGCCGAAGCCCTTCGAAACCTTTATTTTCATCAGCAAAAATCAGTTGTTGACATTGCTTACCAGATGATCTCAGATCCGGCTCAGGAAGTTAAAATAAGTGCTTTTGAATACTTACTGGAACATCATCCTGAAAACAGGGTTGAATTGATGCAGCAATTTCTTTTGGATGACGATTATAAAATTAATGCGGCAGCACTGCTTAGTCTTGCCGGCGAAATGCGCGACAACCCCGAGCTAAAAAAACAATACGAACTGCGCCGGATAGTTGCCGAAAAAGTGGAAGCTTTAAAAGCAGAAAAAGATACCGAAATCAAACTATTCAAAACAAAATTGTTGCTTGAAGTTATTGGCAAAGGCAACATGCCCGGCTTTTACAATTTTATTCAGGATGGATTAAACCACAACAACGAAGAGATCGTTAACCAGGCAATTAAAGCAGCCGGGTTATCAATGGCACCCGAGTTTATCGATCCACTTATTCAATTTGTTTCAAAACCCCAGTTTTCTGAAAATGCAACGCTGGCTTTGGCGCAATATGGTGTAGAAATTATCACCTTTTTAAGATCGGTTTTAGCAGACAATACCAAAATTGAAATCCAAAGAAAAATCCCCGGAATTGTTGAGAATATTGAATCGCAACATTCTGTTCTTTTCCTTTTTGAGTTGATGGAATCGGAAGATTTTCAGCTTCGGAATAAAGCTTTAACATCACTTGGCATTTTAAAAATCAAGTTTCCTTTTTTGTATTTCGACAAAAAAATAGTGATCCAGCGCATTTTAGAGGAAGTGCGTGTATTGCAGGATACTTTGTCGATTCTGTACCTTCAAACCAAACTGGAACAGGAAACAGAAAATCCGGCAAACGATTTATCAGACGCCAGAAAAAGTTTAATCGACCTGTTGGAACGAAGATTGGATGGAGGTTTGAAACGTATTTTTGGCTTGCTCGGATTAAAATATCCAAACGAGGAAATCAACTCGGCTTATCAAAGTTTCCAAAGTAACAAAGCCGATATTAGAATTAGCAGCATCGAATTTTTGGACAACCTGCTCGATACAAAATTAAAACGTGTTTTGATACCCATTTTGGAAACCACTATTCTGGAAACTCTTTCTGACACAGCACTAAAACAGCTCAACATTGATATTCCGGGCGAAAAAGAATGTTACAACATGCTGCTCGAAGGAAACGACATTAAAATAAAACTGGCTGTTTTATACCTTGTTGCGCAACTTAAAAATCCCGATTATCTTCCTTTGATTGAGCGGTATCGAAAAAATAAAAATCAAAAAGTACGCGATTTTGCAGAAAAGGCTTTTCTGGCTTTGCAATAA
- a CDS encoding YCF48-related protein, translating into MKLVYFIPIVVLFFCFGCNSNSGTSVEVQFTDLKTNTSASLRGLHVVDKNVVWASGVGGTILLSKDGGETWKVNEVSGAEANDFRSIYAWDEKRAMVFGVAGPEFGYKTEDGGNSWEVVFQDTTQGLFFNSLKFADAKNGLAVSDPIDGKFFVLRTEDGGENWERVTQLPPVEDGEANFAASNTCIDYLPSGKAWIASGGKAARVFYSGDFGKSWEVAKTPMIRGLASSGIFSVSFKNEREGMIVGGIYDQPEINTNCAAYTFDGGKTWLPAVTMPKEYRSCVQQVSGEKSFAFAIGKTGCDFSTDNGINWQFLNETGFYTFRAVNGQLQGFAAGADGKISKVNFIAR; encoded by the coding sequence ATGAAGCTAGTTTATTTTATACCAATTGTTGTTTTATTCTTTTGTTTCGGATGTAATTCAAATTCCGGAACTTCAGTTGAGGTTCAGTTTACCGACTTAAAAACCAATACTTCTGCCAGTTTACGCGGCCTTCATGTAGTTGACAAAAATGTGGTGTGGGCAAGCGGAGTCGGAGGAACGATTTTGCTGTCGAAGGATGGAGGAGAAACATGGAAAGTGAATGAAGTTTCGGGAGCGGAAGCAAATGATTTCAGAAGTATTTATGCCTGGGACGAAAAGCGTGCAATGGTTTTTGGAGTTGCCGGTCCCGAATTTGGCTACAAAACCGAAGACGGTGGGAATTCGTGGGAAGTTGTTTTTCAGGATACTACACAAGGATTGTTTTTTAACAGCCTGAAATTTGCGGATGCTAAAAACGGTTTGGCGGTTAGCGATCCAATCGACGGTAAGTTCTTTGTTTTGCGTACTGAAGATGGGGGAGAAAACTGGGAAAGGGTAACCCAGTTGCCACCGGTAGAGGATGGAGAGGCCAACTTTGCTGCATCAAATACCTGTATTGACTATTTGCCTTCAGGAAAAGCCTGGATTGCCAGTGGAGGAAAAGCGGCACGTGTTTTTTATTCCGGCGATTTTGGAAAGTCGTGGGAAGTGGCAAAAACTCCAATGATTCGGGGACTGGCATCGTCCGGTATTTTTTCTGTTTCGTTTAAAAACGAGCGTGAAGGAATGATAGTTGGCGGAATTTACGACCAGCCTGAAATAAATACAAATTGTGCAGCCTACACTTTCGACGGCGGCAAAACATGGTTGCCGGCTGTAACAATGCCAAAAGAATACCGTTCGTGCGTGCAGCAGGTTTCGGGGGAAAAATCGTTTGCGTTTGCCATTGGTAAAACCGGATGCGATTTTTCAACAGACAATGGAATAAACTGGCAGTTTTTAAACGAAACCGGGTTCTATACTTTTCGTGCTGTAAACGGACAGTTGCAAGGTTTTGCTGCCGGGGCCGATGGAAAAATTTCAAAAGTAAACTTTATTGCCCGGTAA
- a CDS encoding serine hydrolase — MKTLFKGCLQAKKVIRLQKLVFIFMMLFFAESVGAYPIDGFFLTGIRRLVRLQLVLSGDIKDTKPIEGARKSINDIHLQLLNPKGDSLIALPTPDSELQKKLNILFPNLDESYSLTLLDITPGKKLRYACRQETRGFQPGSVGKLAVLSGLFTELQRIYPESFEKRQDLLKTKFVRAGRWAISDVHTVPFFDPETKVLVKRTVKEEDVFSLYEWVDHMVSVSNNGAASVVWREVLLMRQFGKDYPGLTEEQANEFFKTTPRATLQNMAVAVVNEPLLQLGITKEEWRLGSMFTHGAKSIIPGIGGSIGTPLGLMKFLTALERGKIVDEKSSLEMKRLLYMTDRRIRYGTSPRLVNAALYFKSGSLYKCKPEEGYECKKYAGNVENYMNSVAIVEHPDGTVYLVVLMSNVLRKNSNIDHQTLATRIDDLIRK; from the coding sequence ATGAAAACATTATTTAAAGGCTGTTTACAGGCTAAAAAAGTAATTCGACTACAAAAACTGGTTTTCATTTTTATGATGTTATTTTTTGCCGAAAGTGTGGGTGCATATCCAATCGATGGTTTTTTTCTTACCGGGATAAGGCGTCTTGTTCGGCTGCAGCTTGTTTTAAGTGGTGATATAAAAGATACAAAACCCATTGAAGGTGCGCGCAAAAGTATAAATGATATTCATTTGCAACTGTTAAATCCGAAGGGCGACAGTTTGATCGCACTTCCAACTCCGGATTCTGAATTGCAAAAAAAACTGAACATCCTGTTTCCGAACCTGGACGAAAGTTACTCGCTTACACTTTTGGATATTACTCCCGGGAAAAAACTGCGTTATGCCTGCAGGCAGGAAACCCGTGGATTTCAGCCGGGAAGCGTTGGGAAACTGGCTGTATTAAGCGGACTTTTTACCGAGTTGCAACGCATTTATCCCGAGTCGTTTGAAAAGCGGCAGGATTTATTAAAAACCAAATTTGTGCGTGCCGGGCGTTGGGCCATTTCCGATGTTCACACAGTACCTTTTTTCGATCCGGAAACAAAGGTTTTGGTAAAACGAACGGTAAAAGAAGAGGATGTTTTTTCGCTGTATGAATGGGTCGATCACATGGTTTCGGTTAGTAACAACGGAGCTGCAAGTGTGGTTTGGCGCGAAGTTTTGTTAATGCGGCAGTTTGGGAAGGATTACCCGGGGTTGACCGAAGAACAGGCGAACGAATTTTTTAAAACCACGCCGAGGGCTACTTTGCAAAATATGGCTGTGGCAGTTGTGAACGAGCCGCTTTTACAATTGGGAATAACAAAAGAAGAGTGGCGATTGGGCAGTATGTTTACGCATGGTGCAAAATCAATAATTCCGGGAATAGGTGGAAGCATTGGTACGCCGCTGGGATTAATGAAATTCCTTACCGCTTTGGAACGTGGCAAAATTGTGGATGAAAAATCGAGCCTGGAAATGAAACGTTTGCTTTACATGACCGACCGTAGGATTCGGTACGGAACATCGCCGCGACTGGTAAATGCAGCCTTGTATTTTAAATCGGGTAGTTTGTACAAATGCAAACCCGAAGAAGGTTACGAATGCAAAAAATATGCTGGTAATGTTGAAAATTATATGAACTCGGTGGCCATTGTGGAACACCCCGACGGAACAGTTTATTTAGTTGTGTTGATGTCGAATGTACTGCGTAAAAACTCAAACATCGACCATCAAACCCTGGCAACGCGGATTGACGATCTGATTCGAAAATAG
- a CDS encoding serine hydrolase encodes MKKYLLYLFVFVLFSCESDGQHVLSTPDDSEISLPFKIKREDVKPLWSLANNELQTELQTVINAEPKWKRLVQQNKMAVGLVLLNDTSDIKFARINGSNIMYAASLPKIAILLAAMDALDKGEIEETEELRNDMRLMIARSDNAASTRTMDLLGFEKIEKVLTDPNYLLYDEENGGGLWVGKRYAKTGRRYPEPIKGISHAATVTQVCRFYYLLINGQLVNFDRSSQMLDIMENPEIHHKFVNSLEKVAPKAKLFRKSGSWQNYHADSILVWGPERKYILVALTEDPDGEKILRNLALKIDNIIINPN; translated from the coding sequence ATGAAGAAATATTTATTGTATCTTTTTGTTTTTGTGTTGTTTAGCTGCGAATCAGATGGCCAGCATGTATTGTCTACGCCTGACGATTCAGAAATTTCCTTACCGTTTAAAATCAAGCGCGAGGATGTAAAACCTCTTTGGTCCCTGGCAAACAACGAGCTTCAAACCGAGCTTCAAACTGTAATTAACGCTGAGCCGAAATGGAAAAGACTGGTGCAGCAAAACAAAATGGCTGTTGGCCTTGTACTTTTAAACGATACAAGCGACATAAAATTTGCACGTATAAACGGCAGCAATATTATGTATGCCGCCAGCTTACCTAAAATTGCCATTCTACTTGCCGCAATGGATGCACTTGATAAAGGTGAAATTGAAGAAACCGAAGAATTAAGAAACGACATGCGACTTATGATCGCGCGGTCGGATAATGCTGCCTCTACGCGAACCATGGATTTACTGGGTTTCGAGAAAATTGAAAAAGTGCTGACCGATCCGAACTATTTACTATACGACGAGGAAAATGGCGGCGGACTGTGGGTAGGTAAAAGGTATGCCAAAACCGGCAGACGTTATCCTGAACCCATTAAAGGAATTAGCCATGCCGCTACCGTAACGCAGGTTTGCCGTTTCTACTATTTGCTTATAAACGGGCAGCTGGTTAATTTCGACCGCTCGTCGCAAATGCTCGATATTATGGAAAACCCGGAGATTCACCACAAATTTGTAAACTCGCTCGAAAAAGTAGCGCCCAAAGCAAAACTCTTCCGGAAATCGGGAAGTTGGCAGAATTACCATGCCGATTCGATTTTGGTTTGGGGCCCCGAAAGGAAATACATTTTAGTGGCCCTGACTGAAGACCCCGATGGTGAAAAGATCTTACGCAACCTTGCATTAAAAATCGACAATATTATTATCAACCCAAATTAA